The following are from one region of the Pleurodeles waltl isolate 20211129_DDA chromosome 4_1, aPleWal1.hap1.20221129, whole genome shotgun sequence genome:
- the LOC138287055 gene encoding olfactory receptor 5J3-like, which translates to MKEGNHTSVKEFILTGLSEDPQLMLPLFIVFIHVYAITLVGNLSIMTLVWISPHLHTPMYFLLSNLSFVDLCYSSIITPNMLANILSTAKTISFSGCITQFFFFAGTGSVEVFLLAVMCYDRFVALCNPLAYAAIMTNQACMYLVVISYLVAYIHSMIHIIFVLRLDFCGPNIITHFYCDVPPLLNLSCSDTSLNVAILNFVTGSLILGSLICIIVSYTYIIYTILKIRSSKSRMTAFSTCSSHFSCVTLCFGTLVFMYIRPSSKYAMEQDRVASVFYTVIIPMLNPLIYTLRNKDVKEALRKVLYLKSW; encoded by the coding sequence ATGAAAGAAGGAAACCACACTTCAGTGAAAGAATTCATCTTAACTGGTCTTTCAGAAGATCCACAACTGATGCTACCACTGTTTATCGTATTTATTCATGTCTATGCCATCACCTTGGTGGGCAATCTCAGTATAATGACCCTGGTTTGGATATCACCCCATCTTCACACACCCATGTACTTTCTTCTCAGTAACCTGTCATTTGTAGATCTATGTTACTCATCTATCATAACTCCAAATATGTTGGCAAATATATTATCAACGGCAAAAACAATTTCATTTTCAGGATGTATAACACAGTTTTTTTTCTTCGCGGGCACAGGCAGCGTTGAAGTGTTCCTTCTAGCAGTGATGTGTTATGATCGGTTTGTAGCTCTATGCAATCCATTGGCTTATGCTGCCATAATGACAAATCAAGCTTGTATGTACCTTGTGGTTATCTCCTATTTAGTGGCCTACATTCATTCCATGATTCACATCATTTTTGTGCTAAGGTTGGATTTCTGTGGACCCAATATTATcactcatttctactgtgatgtgcCACCACTGTTAAACCTCTCCTGCTCTGACACCTCTCTTAATGTTGCAATACTTAATTTTGTGACTGGAAGCCTTATTTTAGGTTCTCTTATCTGCATTATTGTCTCGTACACTTATATTATTTACACCATCCTGAAGATCAGATCATCTAAAAGTAGAATGACCGCTTTTTCTACTTGCTCttcccacttttcttgtgtcaccctaTGCTTTGGGACACTTGTTTTTATGTATATAAGACCCAGCTCAAAGTATGCAATGGAGCAGGACCGTGTGGCATCTGTATTCTACACTGTGATCATTCCCATGCTGAACCCCTTGATCTACACCCTACGAAACAAGGATGTCAAAGAGGCCTTGAGAAAAGTACTTTATTTGAAATCTTGGTGA